One Candidatus Nitrososphaera evergladensis SR1 genomic window carries:
- a CDS encoding AAA family ATPase: MSSSKIEETVHRSYTSKPKYSEIMPGVPEDYKQLKTLGDLLKINYKHVTVEEQLRGNLVAKLKAGEHPYPGIIGYDDDVVPAVNRAILSGHDVLLVGQIGQAKTKIAEAIAKNLLSPIPVVRGTVTNDIPTSMPEEHLAALLAEKEVVRTVPEFTVSRECEDIIRQDKLETKIDWLSGADRFKYILSTPDISVKDLVGQIDAIKIAKKGVELYSMESYSAGQLLQARHGILCIDELPVLDPRKQVSLLSVLQEGRFTTGAYPVVFKPDVKIIATANPIDYTHSGKIIEPLFDRLKSHVDTHYPKTVNDEMLIITQETRVADPKNVFLPVFIVKAIAKITQATRAHHDVNHDKGVSVRMAVHSMEMMIGEAERTRSIIYGIKAVPRFCDIHCIHQSSKFELAEMEDTRENRRNVLDSVIDATLKEVSLEYVDKISPDQIAKMKTEFAKNKAFQVSQVLPGGKKADTSDYESQLTKFPALKAAVAETLSAIKDEQKQLAERAKQLGIRTDSIALSDLDGEFTASVTEVVLEGLRHIQPPLLDKKDNSYALAQ; the protein is encoded by the coding sequence ATGAGCAGCAGCAAGATAGAAGAAACAGTCCACCGTTCTTACACTTCAAAGCCGAAGTATTCCGAGATCATGCCCGGCGTACCAGAAGACTACAAGCAGCTAAAGACGCTTGGCGACCTTTTGAAGATCAACTACAAGCACGTAACAGTAGAGGAGCAACTGCGCGGCAACCTAGTTGCCAAGCTCAAAGCCGGCGAGCACCCGTACCCCGGCATCATCGGTTATGACGATGACGTTGTGCCGGCAGTAAACCGCGCCATACTCTCAGGCCACGACGTCCTGCTTGTGGGCCAGATCGGACAGGCCAAGACCAAGATAGCAGAGGCCATTGCCAAGAATCTGCTATCTCCCATCCCTGTCGTGCGCGGGACCGTCACAAACGACATACCGACCTCGATGCCTGAAGAGCACCTCGCCGCGCTGCTGGCAGAAAAAGAAGTCGTCAGGACCGTCCCCGAGTTTACGGTATCAAGAGAGTGCGAGGACATTATCCGCCAGGACAAGCTAGAAACAAAAATCGACTGGCTCTCTGGCGCAGACAGGTTCAAGTACATCCTTTCAACGCCTGATATTTCAGTAAAGGACCTCGTAGGGCAAATTGATGCTATCAAGATAGCGAAAAAGGGAGTCGAGCTGTACAGCATGGAGTCGTATTCGGCAGGCCAGCTCTTGCAGGCCCGCCACGGCATCCTCTGCATTGATGAACTTCCGGTGCTCGACCCAAGAAAGCAGGTGTCGCTTTTGAGTGTGCTTCAGGAGGGCAGGTTTACCACCGGCGCCTACCCCGTAGTGTTCAAGCCCGATGTCAAGATAATAGCCACTGCAAATCCGATTGACTATACCCACTCGGGCAAGATAATCGAGCCGTTGTTTGACAGGCTCAAGAGCCACGTCGACACGCATTACCCCAAGACGGTAAACGACGAGATGCTGATTATAACGCAGGAAACAAGGGTCGCAGATCCAAAGAACGTATTTCTTCCGGTCTTTATCGTAAAAGCAATTGCCAAGATAACGCAGGCGACTCGCGCCCACCACGACGTAAACCACGACAAGGGAGTCAGCGTCAGGATGGCGGTGCACTCGATGGAGATGATGATAGGGGAAGCCGAGCGCACGCGCTCTATCATCTATGGCATCAAGGCCGTTCCGCGCTTTTGCGACATACATTGCATACACCAGTCGTCCAAGTTTGAGCTTGCCGAGATGGAAGACACGCGTGAAAACCGCAGGAACGTGCTTGACTCTGTCATCGACGCCACGTTAAAGGAAGTGTCGCTAGAGTACGTGGACAAGATATCGCCGGATCAGATAGCCAAGATGAAGACCGAGTTTGCCAAGAACAAGGCGTTCCAGGTGTCGCAGGTCCTGCCAGGCGGCAAAAAGGCCGACACTTCTGATTACGAGTCGCAGCTCACAAAATTCCCGGCGCTCAAGGCGGCGGTCGCAGAGACCTTGTCTGCAATAAAGGACGAGCAAAAGCAGCTTGCCGAGCGGGCAAAACAGCTTGGCATCAGGACTGACAGCATCGCGCTTTCGGACCTTGACGGCGAGTTTACCGCTTCAGTCACAGAAGTGGTCCTTGAGGGCCTGCGCCACATCCAACCCCCGCTCCTTGACAAGAAGGACAACAGCTATGCCCTCGCCCAGTGA
- a CDS encoding 30S ribosomal protein S4 — protein sequence MGDPRKQKKLFHRPRRIWTTDQLNAELYIMGSYGLRNKRELWKAQTEMARVRNQARALLALSTEARSEKEKRLLNFLSRIGLVKEGATLDDILGLKVEDLLERRLQTIVMKRMGTKSASQARQVVSHGHVSIGNRKINRPGYIVKTDEEAKILLHVELPAAQAAGEGGGAAPAS from the coding sequence ATGGGAGATCCACGAAAGCAAAAGAAACTGTTCCACCGTCCAAGGAGAATCTGGACTACAGACCAGCTTAACGCTGAACTTTATATCATGGGTTCGTACGGCCTGAGAAACAAGCGCGAGCTGTGGAAGGCCCAGACAGAGATGGCAAGGGTCAGAAACCAGGCGCGAGCACTGCTTGCACTCTCGACGGAGGCAAGGTCAGAGAAGGAAAAAAGACTCCTTAACTTTTTGTCAAGGATCGGCCTTGTAAAGGAGGGCGCGACGCTTGATGACATTCTCGGACTAAAGGTAGAAGACCTGCTTGAGCGCAGGCTCCAGACAATAGTCATGAAGAGGATGGGGACAAAGTCTGCGTCGCAGGCGCGTCAGGTAGTGAGCCACGGCCACGTCTCGATAGGCAACCGAAAGATCAACAGGCCAGGCTACATCGTCAAGACGGATGAGGAGGCCAAGATACTCCTCCACGTCGAGCTTCCGGCGGCACAGGCAGCAGGCGAAGGTGGCGGCGCAGCACCAGCATCCTAG
- a CDS encoding helix-turn-helix domain-containing protein has product MARKSLVSVSDYDGQASAKKITVFRDVAQMRVLSNPVAWRIMELLSKEPMYPAQVAKELRIHEQSAYYYIRRLLRAGAVEEAGSNLVRGGTARLYQASSPAFGIELDWGETVVEAPGAGRHRGALRFFEGFVHDGVFDGLIVVGAPEPHGQYKSSARDGHYAVHLAFFLGKVSGVMPAEFAVKLDVDAKAEKVLSGSNLVSIGGPGTNIVTAEFNRYLPIRFDEENFWSGLVDGAGRRYSQDNHGLIAKIKNPYDNGKSSVIVVAGVRSAGTKSAVIALTNYGEEILKRYKSKEDWALVVQGFDMDADGKIDHVDVVSNS; this is encoded by the coding sequence TTGGCACGCAAGTCGCTTGTTTCAGTTTCGGATTATGACGGCCAGGCATCGGCAAAGAAAATAACCGTGTTTAGAGACGTGGCGCAGATGCGCGTACTGTCAAATCCTGTGGCGTGGCGCATCATGGAACTCTTGTCAAAGGAGCCCATGTACCCCGCGCAGGTTGCAAAGGAGCTGCGCATACACGAGCAGAGCGCGTATTATTACATCCGGCGCCTCTTGCGCGCCGGCGCCGTAGAAGAGGCGGGAAGCAACCTTGTACGGGGTGGGACGGCTAGGCTGTACCAGGCGTCAAGCCCTGCGTTTGGGATAGAGCTTGACTGGGGCGAGACTGTGGTGGAAGCGCCCGGCGCCGGCCGCCATCGTGGCGCTCTGAGGTTCTTTGAAGGGTTTGTCCATGACGGCGTCTTTGACGGCCTCATCGTGGTCGGGGCGCCCGAGCCTCACGGCCAGTACAAGTCGTCTGCAAGGGACGGGCACTATGCCGTGCATCTTGCGTTCTTTCTTGGCAAGGTGTCAGGAGTCATGCCTGCAGAGTTTGCAGTCAAACTAGACGTTGACGCCAAGGCGGAAAAAGTTCTTTCTGGCAGCAACCTTGTGTCGATAGGCGGGCCGGGCACAAACATCGTGACTGCCGAGTTTAACCGGTATCTGCCGATACGCTTTGACGAGGAGAACTTTTGGTCCGGCCTTGTCGATGGCGCCGGCAGGCGGTACAGCCAGGACAACCACGGTCTGATTGCCAAGATAAAGAACCCTTATGACAACGGCAAGTCAAGCGTGATAGTTGTTGCAGGCGTCAGGTCAGCCGGCACGAAATCTGCGGTAATTGCACTGACAAACTATGGCGAGGAGATATTGAAAAGATATAAGAGCAAAGAAGACTGGGCCCTTGTCGTGCAGGGCTTTGACATGGACGCCGACGGAAAAATAGACCACGTGGATGTCGTAAGCAACAGCTAG
- a CDS encoding 30S ribosomal protein S13, with product MSASEYKHILRIAGKDVEGSKKLLVAISEIKGVGYNFAQVLTQSLNVNPNMRVGFLTEKELREIEEAISNPTKFGVPEWYLNRKKDMDSGATHHLITSDLDFAIGNDVDREKTVMSWRGYRHMFGLRVRGQRTRTTGRKGGAVGVKKTKMVPGAAPAAAGAAPAGGAAAPAAAKPAAGAAAPAAGAAKPAAGGGAAAPAAAKPAAGAKEPAKK from the coding sequence TTGTCCGCTTCGGAGTACAAACACATACTCAGAATCGCCGGAAAGGACGTTGAGGGCAGCAAGAAATTGCTTGTGGCCATCAGCGAGATTAAAGGCGTAGGTTACAATTTTGCTCAAGTGTTGACGCAGTCGCTGAACGTTAATCCAAACATGCGCGTAGGATTCCTGACAGAGAAGGAGCTGCGCGAGATAGAAGAAGCAATCTCTAATCCGACCAAGTTCGGCGTGCCAGAGTGGTACCTGAACCGCAAGAAGGACATGGACTCGGGCGCGACGCACCACTTGATTACTTCTGATCTTGATTTTGCAATTGGCAACGACGTTGACCGCGAAAAGACGGTCATGAGCTGGAGAGGCTACAGGCACATGTTTGGCCTGAGAGTGAGAGGCCAGCGCACGAGGACCACAGGCAGAAAGGGCGGGGCAGTCGGAGTGAAGAAGACCAAGATGGTCCCAGGCGCAGCACCGGCAGCAGCTGGAGCCGCGCCGGCAGGAGGAGCGGCAGCACCGGCAGCAGCCAAGCCAGCAGCGGGCGCAGCAGCTCCGGCAGCTGGAGCCGCAAAACCGGCAGCAGGAGGAGGAGCGGCGGCACCGGCAGCAGCCAAGCCAGCAGCGGGCGCAAAGGAGCCGGCGAAAAAGTAA